Part of the Geobacter pickeringii genome, TGCGGGCGGGTCAAGAATCTGATCGTCACCGCCAACGGAAGAAACGTCTACCCGGAGGAGGTGGAAAACGAAATTCTCAAGAGCCCGTACATAGCGGAGGCCATCGTCCACGGCCACCGCGTCGGCACAGTGACCGAAGAGATCCACGCGATGGTCTACCCCGATGGCGATGCCCTCGACGACTATCGGAGGAGGCAAGGCAGGGATTCCCTGTCGGGGGAAGAGGTTGAAGTGCTCGTTCGCGCCGAGGTGCATGCTGCCTGCGAAAAGCTTGCGCCCTACAAACGGGTGAAGAAAGTCACCATACGCACGGACGAATTTCCGAAAACCACGACGCGGAAGATTAAGCGGTTTGCCGTTTCTACTATGGACGGGAATGGATTGTGAGTTGTGTTTTCTGGGGCTGGATTGCCAAAGTGACAATAAAAACGGGCCAGATCATCGATCTGGCCCGTCATGGTTTCTGGTGGGCGATGTAGGGTTCGAACCTACGACCCCTGCCGTGTGAAGGCAGTGCTCTCCCGCTGAGCTAATCGCCCGTAAAGTGGACCTTCTAGATAACAAATGCGGCCGTTCATGTCAAGCGCTGATTTTGGCGGGGGCGGCCCAGACTTCCCAGACGGTGTTTAAGTCTCGATAAACAAACGTTATAAAGCCGTGAATACGGCTTGACAGCTTGTCGGGACAGTTGTTATAGTCCGTCCTCATCGTTTTTACCGAGACTAAAACGGGAGACGGTTTTGACCTGAAGTTTGACTGGGAGGCGCAGCGTGAAACTTGAGCAGGGGCTCATTCAGGTGTACACCGGCAATGGCAAGGGAAAGACCACGGCAGCTCTCGGTCTGGCGTTCCGGGCGGTGGGGAGAGGGCTCAAGGTCATCATGATTCAATTCATGAAGGGTGGCGGGCCCTATGGTGAGCACGCCGCTGCCGAGCGCCTCGCCCCCGAACTGACGATTATTCCGACCGGCCGGCCCGGCTGGGTCAATCGGGAGAATCCCGACCCGGAAGATGTCCGACTTGCCCGTGCCGCTCTCGAAATGGCCCATGATGCGATGGTGAGCGGCCGGTACGATATGGTCATTCTCGACGAGATCAACGGATCGGTCTCTTTCGGCCTTCTGGGCGTCGAGAATGTTCTTGAATTCATGGCTGACAAGCCTTCGCAGGTTGAGCTGATACTGACCGGGCGAAACGTCGACGAGCGGGTTATTGCCGCGGCGGACCTGGTGACGGAGATGCGGGAAGTGAAACATTATTACCGGGCCGGAGTGCCGGCCCGGGTGGGAATCGAGAAGTGAATACAGCCAAGGAGTGTGCCATGACTGAAAGAACGCTGCGTATTCTCGTCGGGAAGCCGGGCCTCGACGGCCACGACCGGGGAGCCAAGATTATTGCCCGCGCCTTCCGCGATGCTGGTTTCGAGGTTATCTACACGGGACTCCACCAGACGCCGGAGCAGATCGTGTCCGCCTCTATCCAGGAGGATGTGGACGCCGTGGGGCTTTCGATCCTTTCGGGTGCCCACAATTCACTCCTGCCGCGGGTCTGCGAGCTGTTCAGGGAAAAATCCGCCGATGACATCGTCGTCTTCGGCGGCGGAGTCATCCCGGAGGATGATATCCCCGGCCTCAAGGCTGCCGGCATCAGCGAAGTCTTCACGCCGGGAACCTCCACCGAGGATATCGTCAAGTGGGTCCGGGAGAACGTGACGCCGCGGGCGTAGCGTCAAACCGCCGTATCCGGAGAGACGTTCCCATGGGCGGATGGGGGATTTTCGGAAGGAACCGAGCATGTCTTTAGCTGGCAGAATACTTGAGGGCGATCTTCGGGCGGCAGCCCGCCTCATGCGGGATCTCGACGACGGCTTTCGGAGTGCCGCCGATGAGATGAAGCAGCTTTTCCCCCGCACGGGGAGGGCATTCATCCTCGGCATTACCGGTCCTCCTGGCGCCGGGAAATCGACCCTTGTCGATCAGCTCACCGCCGCGTACCGGCGGAGGGGGAATACGGTGGGGGTGGTGGCGATCGACCCGACCAGCCCGTTCACCGGCGGTGCCATCCTTGGCGACCGGATCAGGATGAACCGTCATGCCGACGATGCGGGGGTCTTTATCCGCAGCCTCGCCACCCGCGGCCACATGGGGGGGCTTTCCCGCTCCACCGGCGACGTGGTGAACGTCATGGATGCCATGGGGATGGATGTGGTGATCATCGAGACGGTGGGGGTAGGACAGGACGAGATCGACATCGTCCGGATGGCCCACACCACGGTGGTGGTTTCGGTGCCGGGCCTTGGCGACGATATCCAGGCGATCAAGGCGGGAGTCCTGGAGATCGGCGACCTCTT contains:
- the cobO gene encoding cob(I)yrinic acid a,c-diamide adenosyltransferase, with product MKLEQGLIQVYTGNGKGKTTAALGLAFRAVGRGLKVIMIQFMKGGGPYGEHAAAERLAPELTIIPTGRPGWVNRENPDPEDVRLARAALEMAHDAMVSGRYDMVILDEINGSVSFGLLGVENVLEFMADKPSQVELILTGRNVDERVIAAADLVTEMREVKHYYRAGVPARVGIEK
- the meaB gene encoding methylmalonyl Co-A mutase-associated GTPase MeaB, encoding MSLAGRILEGDLRAAARLMRDLDDGFRSAADEMKQLFPRTGRAFILGITGPPGAGKSTLVDQLTAAYRRRGNTVGVVAIDPTSPFTGGAILGDRIRMNRHADDAGVFIRSLATRGHMGGLSRSTGDVVNVMDAMGMDVVIIETVGVGQDEIDIVRMAHTTVVVSVPGLGDDIQAIKAGVLEIGDLFIVNKADRDGAERTARELAAMLEMKQTKPGDWQPKVLMTEASRNCGIEEMVEEIGNHRRHLVESGALERICEERSVRHFMDLLKERLFAEVYGHIRVNGRFREIVEEMTSRRTDPYSAVERVIAERFAAGATPLS
- a CDS encoding cobalamin B12-binding domain-containing protein, translated to MTERTLRILVGKPGLDGHDRGAKIIARAFRDAGFEVIYTGLHQTPEQIVSASIQEDVDAVGLSILSGAHNSLLPRVCELFREKSADDIVVFGGGVIPEDDIPGLKAAGISEVFTPGTSTEDIVKWVRENVTPRA